The nucleotide sequence GAATTGCAAAGCTTATTCGTGCGCGCCGCCTAAAATGAAGGATAACGGAGATCTGCCTATGAAAACGCCGCAAAACATCGACGTGCTATTCGTCGCCGGTTTTGGCCCGATCGTTCGCGACCCGGTTGCAAGTCGCAGGTTCTATTCCGAGACATTGGGACTGCCGTTCAAAGAAGATACCGATGGCTATCTGCATACGGGCGGGCTGGATGGCGTGAAGCATTTTGCGCTGTGGCCGTTGGCGCAGGCGGCTGAGTCCTGTTTTCGCACGGATCAATGGCCTGGCAATCTTCCCGTGCCACAAGCGTGGATCGAATTTGATGTAGAGCATATCGAGAAGGCCACCGCAGAGCTGAAGTCGCAAGGCTACGAGTTGCTGGTTGCGATGCGAAACGAACCTTGGGGCCAAGTCGTCACGCGGCTATTGGGACCGGAAGGTCTGCTGGTGGGCATAACCCATACGCCGTCGATGCGAAAGTG is from Pirellulales bacterium and encodes:
- a CDS encoding VOC family protein — encoded protein: MKTPQNIDVLFVAGFGPIVRDPVASRRFYSETLGLPFKEDTDGYLHTGGLDGVKHFALWPLAQAAESCFRTDQWPGNLPVPQAWIEFDVEHIEKATAELKSQGYELLVAMRNEPWGQVVTRLLGPEGLLVGITHTPSMRK